A single Coregonus clupeaformis isolate EN_2021a chromosome 39, ASM2061545v1, whole genome shotgun sequence DNA region contains:
- the LOC121554393 gene encoding leucine rich adaptor protein 1-like, protein MDGDHVLRDFKDIETKLGRKVPESLIRSLAGGNNHHDKHEDTKTATPKNQSNSADLKRLESKMLFLKQEMAHLRAIDVKLMQQLMSINDGIESIKWVMDDKEGIASRESSLTGSLYSLSDSQDDTSSRGSFISLHDGHSDGLDGISVGSYLDTLDELAEDLPEHRSPTDLDLFSDKPVIEDETFSKPTMRLRVDSDEYYCFG, encoded by the exons ATGGACGGGGACCACGTCTTACGCGATTTTAAAGATATTGAGACAAAGTTGGGTCGCAAAGTTCCTGAAAGTCTCATTCGTTCCCTTGCAGGAGGAAATAACCATCACGACAAACATGAGGATACGAAAACGGCGACACCGAAAAACCAGTCGAACTCTGCTGACTTGAAACGACTGGAGAGCAAGATGTTATTTTTGAAACAGGAAATG GCCCACCTCCGTGCCATCGATGTCAAGCTGAtgcagcagctgatgtccatcaACGACGGCATCGAATCCATCAAATGGGTGATGGACGACAAGGAGGGAATAGCCAGTCGTGAAAGCAGCCTGACAGGCAGCCTGTACAGCCTATCAGACAGCCAGGACGACACCTCTTCACGCGGCAGCTTCATCAGTCTGCACGACGGACACAGCGATGGATTGGACGGGATATCCGTGGGCAGCTATCTGGATACGTTGGATGAGTTAGCAGAAGACCTTCCAGAACACCGTTCTCCAACGGACCTTGATCTTTTCTCTGATAAACCCGTTATAGAGGACGAGACTTTCAGCAAGCCAACAATGCGACTCAGAGTGGACTCCGATGAGTACTACTGCTTTGGATAG